ggacgacgcggatagctttcacaaggccatgctcggtcttaaggccaagctcaatcttctccagcatcttgtttgtctcctcagccaattgacaccgagccttatgcataataactgtcgtccgctgttgggcttgggataacaacgaagatagacgattcacttctttagaagctgcaccaacggcctcttcgcgggacgccgccaaactcttaaaatgattagtctgttcttcctgctgcgctaaggaagattgagccttttcaaatttttcatttgcaacgcggagttgtccctcgagctctgaaaaagacaacacaagggagttagcacagaaaagacacaatcacactcgatgaaatagagttataccttcgacacaagccgaagcctcttcatactcattaacaaccgcatctcgcgcttcatcaagatggtcatattccgcggataatttcttataatctagttgaaggttggtgagagtaaattgactggcatctagttctacctgcttcatcgaatccatgtgacgaagatggttgacctcgttgtttatctctgataccctttgccaagtctgtacatacatacttcaagatttctctcagactcaccaacgcgctatttcagcgcgagacgcagggccttgcttagagcccaAACTTCGGCTCGGGCATCGTCCCGTTCTCTGGTAAGACTCAGCATGCTCTCataactcccggaaaaggaagggagcgagccttttgttcctcttccagaagatgtatcctagactccaacaacgaagatcgctcacgggattcccgcagattctcacttgtccacagcagtgtaccattgaacaaagtacggtcatggttatactgattctgcatatcaaccatttgaacatgcctttcgcgccatacctcagcccgcgcgtcccactttttggcttcactcttaattttctcgaccagctccttgatacgagatttttgccgtgccctttcgtttcgaagccatatcaactcggggacgccacccactggagatagggtggggagactcagacagaacaactaaggaatagaggaattacgacgcactacgagggtaaaagaggaaaagaatcaaacctgtgaaagttgaaacttgtccgcgagtttgctctaactcagcatgTACGACAGTAAGCTCTGAACGAagcccagcctccgcttcacccagcttttctttctctttaaggctccTCTTCAGTTCTTCTGTTTCTACCTCAGCCACAGATAGTTCCTTTttcggtgacgaagcttagcctccagcttcaaagatttcgccttGAAGAATTGAtacagaacatggttacaatgctcactcctcatcatctacacataaaAACGGCAAACAtgattacaccgaaggattcaatcgtcacgaagagatatgaacgaagacttacctccaagacacgctgctgaggaaaaccatacTGGTAACCGTCAGAtatggccatcatatcctcgacagaagtaggaggctctgGTACAAGGGCAGCCTCGGGAACACTAAAATTCTTTCCCCACATCTCGGATACCCGCGCCTTGGACGAGagttccatcatacgacgggtataagcatcggaatccttttcaccagcaataacaggggcaggatgagggacaaatagcaaaccctttttcttaagccaatccattatagcgtcctcaccctcaaaagtcagcgagtgagggaaatcctcAGAAGGCGAATCAACCACGGACTTACCTTTGGCTGATATTGCCTAATcaacacaagtttcggcatcaacacGCACATCGTGATCACCCGCGCCCCCGTCCTGTGCAGCAGTGTCGTCCTTACCAGattccccgagcacatcccaatcatcattgggagaaagtagagagaagtcttcaggaaaatcaagaGCATCGTCAAGGAGATCCCCTACGGAATAAACCCGGTCAAACGAGAATTCTTGAGACATGGTGGGGAGAGTTCCCGCAGCATCACCAGCAAGGACTGACATATCTGCGAGAACACCGCCATCAGCCTCCGCGGCATTATTTCCTCCATCCACTTCAAAACCCGCACCAATATCCTCAACATTAGGGGGGGAAGTATCAatacgttcttccccatcagaaatgTCATCCTAGGCAAACTCTTCGTTtgccggactggtaacttcttcatgaacctcagcctcacccatcccaatcgtagaagactgcttcggcccaatctttttcttcttcgaagcCTGCAAACCAACACATGTTCCACAGAGTTACTTCCCGAACAATTACTTTCCACAGAGTTACTTTTCGACCAAGCGCGTCCAGAAACTGATATAACCATACCTtagcagtagtggcactcttcggtggaagtatggcaccagaaccttcctcctcgtctccttcaacgacgtcgagggcgtaaggaaagttcatacctgcgaagtttaaacgccagggacagaaatctccataacgagccggAGAAGATTCACATGGCTTGCTACtcccagaaggacgccaaccgcgtggaacgggaatccaaccgtacgcccaagggCCAACGACTTCGATcacagtagcgtgccactcgtagtcatggtcacgcttgatcctctcacggGCCGGAAAAattttccgctgactagacccctcggtgcccggaacatacttcagtttggcatcgctgacctcacttaacagacgaatctcaccTCGAGGAGCAGCAAGATTCCGAAGGcttacactccacggcttacgattcctactattgacgtaatcgccaaaagagttgttgaagttttcaggagtgtaCCATTACCTCtctgcgggatttggaacgtaacaggtCATCGTCGTCTGCCCCTTAATCCGCAGATAACACTCCTTCAgtgcgcggagataattccccgataattgagacacagaacggctgtgagtattggtagaagagccttcacgaccagcaagcACATCGTAATAGAAGGAGTCGCCGAACTTGtataacggcagcataagacccgcctcgaaagctcctaccgtagtcaacagatggaactcgtcaaactgatacttcgagaggagctcataagtaatatcatcttcaggggcatagaaacgaacctcgaaggtaGAGGGTACTGCACAGGCACTACTGAACACAgcggaggaacatcaaaagcaacCGCACGatgaggtgtctgcgtacacctaacgtcatcacgaggacgagaaaccgcacgctcggcagcgtttcgagacccggaaggattttttgaaggaCCATCTTTCCTGGGAAGAGAGGCCTTCGAGCCTGAACAAGAAACTCtaataccacggggatccatttgagactctcTGCGCGGAGGATATCTCCGTAGACTAGAACCCGCAGTTTGATGAGGAggacgcggacggtcagacatggctgcgaaaaatacgacataaacaagttagaaacaaacacaaggtcattaccaaagatcaaaaaccacaaaattggaagtccatctcaacatagcagagaaaccctaaaaaccccaAACTCAAAAATCCATTCAATACacgtaaaacaatggcctccttgatttccgacgaagaacaggggcaaactagcatacaaaCATTAGAAaagggttcttcatcacaaacaaggacggCAGCAGCAAAAATGGGAGGATACAAAACGATCAACAGCAGCAAATTTACAACCGACACAGCTTAAaacaaaaggaacaaagaaaagaaaccttaccaccacaaacagcagccaggaagaggacaacaaaccagtaacaatgaagaagggagcgtgattaatgctaagacagAGGATTTAATGGTctaagaacaaagaatgaagactgacagataaCGAAACAAACtagaaacaatgaagggagcgtgATAAATGCTAAGACAGAGAATTGAATGActgaaaaacaaagaaagaaagaatttaATGACTGAAGAACAAAGAAAGACAGAATTTAATggctgaagaacaaagaatgacagagaatgaaattaatttttctcccttccttaatatactcgaaagaaagagaatgaAGCTAAGGGAGGAacgggaaacgtgcccattaaatgagcagttaatgcacgaatacgaAACATGCCAAgtctctaggagaagttattaggagagaggaagaatatgtaacgactgttttcttcaatgctcccactaaacactcaagcccgaagaaaaggggaaaattgtgtgcacatatttcatcatcaaacacgtgtatataggaacatacgtggagagcatgcggacaaagtcatcaaagcatgatgacatgtgcccacagctaAGATACTCATCCCGCGCGACGTTGGATCTTGGcccaaacaaatctaagggcagaagttaaaaagatgtaccggtaacacgatgtactgcggagcaccagataactcccgaagagttactttatctcatccccaaaagaagccaagatcaacggtggagagaaaatgaactgacACGGATgtaacaggggcagaagacacctgtctgacacgagcaggcacctcaactacccgcattaaacactctgagcaacatacgtgtcgatcaacccgtggaacgaacgaagacgactctgcgtgatgaggtaataaacgaagacccccgcgGGATGGACAcggaacacaagaagataaggctccaacggtcctcagagatgggtctcacactctaaccctataaataccccctctccaccaagagtaaagggATCGGAAAAACTGggggagaaggagagagagaaaagattgtaagtgtaagttagtcctttacaatagtcggacctatgtaaactacaaagtcacttgactatctttgtaatcatcaagtacatagtgaaacaacagccccgtggatgtaggtcttagtgctgaaccacgtaaatcccggtctcatttacacttcagcactttatttttgtctaacgcttcatgagttttacttttatgcttcgttttctttatctccccttgcgTAAATGACACTCGCAGtgttcttagatgaggctatgataaacccgaaggttttgagccaaggaatcaatgccattgtattatcagcacgagttaGTACCTAGAGTttaaatattgtttgtgaacatatagatgccttcgtgatttacatgTTCACAATAAGATTAAAATTTCAAGCTAGGTTACTTCATTATTAACTACAAATGtgattaaagaaataaaaatgaataaaCCGAAAACGTAAGACATTGATCGAACTAGAATTATCAAATTCACTAGTATACACTAGTAGTATACCACACACAATATACCAGAGATCAAGCAGTGGTTCAAAGTCAAGTAAATCAATATGGCGAAATTTCTGAACACAACACGAGTGCTGATGATGCATATGGTCAGGTGTTGCCACAATAAGCTTTCACTTGATCTGCATCTTTTCCCAACTCCTTACAAATTTAATAATTCGCGGATCACAATTTCCTTGAATCTTTTTCCGAGTCCGCTCATaccaattatcaagataaaccatTATGTTAATATCTTTTTCGTTTTTGGACATTttatctgaagaagaagaaaaactgattcttttttttcttggataaattggggcctatgccacttaattggggcctatagctacatgacaaaataggatcattaagaagtaattcatagaaaccccttaaccaactattttcttaatggctaatttatccctgattaattagtgttaattcgggtgattagtggtaaaatatagtgttagatgtgaaattagcttgtgttaattaatcatctgaacatgaaattttttgaaattttgaatttttttgaagaacaccaactcagaatcggtatatgttatcaaaaacatataccgattgtaacctcaaaaacatacagagattTATTGAAACTAgcttctacccagaatcggtttatatggaaatgaaaatcaaccgattatccataatcggtttatattggcatgaaagtaaaccgattgtgggtaaattttctcttttttatctgtaaattatagtgttgttaaacatcaaataaaattaaaattcattctatacccgagttaatgaaatgaaatcgagtatgatttcatactcattttacgatcgagtattaactgaagaaaaaatgggttaaccagaatcggtttacacgatacatatgtaaaaaccgattcatgacattgcacaacaggaatcggtttataagaatgctcatgtaatccgattctaacaaaaaaaaagatacagaaaaattgagaacaacaatcggtttactcgacacacatataaaatccgattctaacattatacatcaacaatcggtttttataagtgctaatgtaatccgattctggttcaaatttctcgaaccagaaaacatatcaaggacaatcggtctttgtgggcatgaacataaaccgtttctatttgcaatcggatcacatatacattaacgttaaccgattctgataaaccaggaaaattttgatttcaaaattttcaatttttgagcaatttatgttactaaaacctagtttataggattgggttgagaagaaaagaagaagaatcagttgaagtggagatggaaatgaaattgattttgattttagttttaaattttatgtttagttttatgattttgattttagtttttaattttatgattaggatttgatggggacaaattagtagtattaatatttgatacatggtaaaatggtagtttcatcaaacttagacaccCCTCATCATTTTTTATGGGGTGGATGAAAAAAATTTATAGACTCAAATTAAATGGCATAGGCCCCAGTTTAGCCGGGCTTCCTTTCTCTCGATCTCTAGAAAGGTAGAGTTTAGGAGGGTTTGTATAAGAATTGTAATGAAGTTACAGCTACCAGAGGAGCAAAACAAGAAATGTTGACTGATAACAGAATCTATCTTAAAATGTGTCTCAGTAATCAATAAATCCACTCTAACTACACCTGCAAAAGACTGTATATATTCTAACAGTTTGGTGTAAGATGTAATGAACGCATTGCTTCTAGAAAGAGTCGGTAAGAGAGTGTGTCATTGTATCAGTCCGAAAAAAATGGGTAAAATACCACAAGGAGGGGCCATCGCCCCCACCACAGcttccaaaagaaagaaaaaaacaaatgtTGGTTGAGGAGAAAATGACTAATTGATTGGAGGAGGAGAGCATCATCCTGGTAGGTGATGGACCGATATCAAGTTACCAACCATCAACAATCTTAAACCcggcccaccaccaccaccaacctaaCTAATGATGCATTGCATTAAAGATGAATATTACTACCTGAGCGTGAGTTTGCATTGTGATGAATACCAACGCATGGCACTCGCATGCTCACCGCAAGTTTCTGCATTAACGATGCTTTGTGTTTCTTCACAtggcaagaaaaagaaaagaaaagttgtaCTGGGCATTATGGATGCATGACAAACAACATACGTCCCATTTCTAGCTCAAATGTTCAAGAAAAATGTTGCACCAAGAAGGCGTGTTGGTAGAGAACATTATTGACATGAATCACATAGAGAAGATGCGTGAGAGCACATAATGTTAGCCAACTAGGGTAACAAACATGCACCCTGTTTGAACTGAAAAATATTTATGTAAAACTTAGTCCATGTGTGTAATTTTTAACATCAAACTGGGGATAAAAAACCAACTGATCGGCACATGTCAAGTTAGAAGTGTTTGCTTTCACTTGCATCAAACAAAATTATAGAGCAGTATTAAGTCCCAAAACAGCCACAGACATGAGAAGCAAGATAATGTCAAGCCAGAGGACAAAGGGTGAATTATATTTAGTCCCACACTGTTTAAAACCAAACGAGTCATACGCTATATAATTCTCTTGTTGAGCTTAGACTGTTGTGTTCGTTGAAAGGAGAGACGGTTGGCATCTCCCCTGACAGGGACGGGAACAGCTTTCGAGCTTACTTGTTACCACACATCTGGTTAAGGCTACCCGCTTCGGCGGATCTTAccaaaattttttaattttaggtgGACAAAACCAGAAgcaaattttaatttttaggtGGACAAAACCAGAAGCAAAAATTATGTGCTCATAAATGTAACAGGATCCATAAAGAAACTTAAATTTTTGAAGGTTACTGCATAATGTAACTACGCAATGGGATTAATGAATATAACCGGAAAAAATTAAAACGCTAGCTAATTGGACTAATATTTTGTTGTCATCAAATTCACCGGTATATAAGTATGTCTTTACAAGAATAAACCAGAACATTAGTTCAGTACTCAATTTCAAAGTCAAGTAAATCAATATTGCAGGATTTATGAACACTGCAAGAGTGACGATGACGGCGGCATTGTTACTTGCTTCTGTTGCAGCAATGTTTGGACCTAGTATTGGATTCAATGTTGCACCTGCACCTGCACCTGCACCATCACCTGCCAATGGTTTCTCTAAAAATTTTAAAGATGTTTTACCACCCGAACCTTACCCAGGATGCTATAAATACTTAGATTCTTGCACAAGTCACTTCTCGAAGAAATGTGGTCTGGATCTTTCGTTGGATTTGGTATTCAATGTCCAGAGGTCGGATTATGGTTGTTGCCAAGAACTCATCAACAAGATATGGTGGTGGAAACTTTTGGTGGAGCCAAGGATCACATTTTTTCCACCTGGCATATTCCAAAGAGGTCCTGTTGTCTGGAACAGTTGTGTTCATTTAGCAGCCGCACCGGCTCCATCTCCGTCGTCGGATTAATGCAGTCCAGGGTTTTGTTTGCAAATTGAGAATGAATAAAATGATTCTGGTTGTTGTCAATTAAAATGAGTTTTTATCTAAAAaatttggtttgctagagtcgaatTATCTGAAATCTTTATATCAAAATATATACGTAGAAACAATCAACCAATtaaaatactcttttgtaacagggAGAAATGTACTTTGGAGGTTAAAAAGGGTCATTGTTCCTTTGTATCTTGCTAATATAAAAGCTAAAGAACTAAAACCACAGAACAACTGTTCCTTGTGTCACTGTTTTAGCTTAAAAAGGGTCAACAACATTCCCATGTATATTGCGCCGAAGAGGCTTGCACCACTTGCTGTCTTGGTTAACTAGATTTTTCTCCACAGAAGGGAAGCCTCCAAGACAGTTTTGTTGTTTACCACATAATAAGTAAGCAGGAATTTGGTGAGGCATTTCCTCAAGCACTTACGAGCGTCATCATCCACACTCCCACCCGAATTACCAAACATTTTTTAAGTAACAAGGTTCCAGGAAGATCCATAAACTACTCTATTGATGAATTCCATTATTCTATATCAAGGTCTAAGttataaataatcaacaagaaaTTCCCCCAAAACCACCACCATTATCAGACTCTGTTCTACATTGAAATACAACAATTCTAAGATTGCTTCaaagaaaacaaagaataaaaatGTACTTAAATTTCATTAGGAGGTAGAATTAGATTAGAAACCATTACTTAAATTTCATTTCTGAAGTAAATCGATTACATATCCATAAAAGTCTAAaacaacaaggaaaaaaaaaaagaaaaataattattcACATTAACATCTTCTTCAAGAGACtccgaaaaataaagaaaataaaaatttgatttgattgattaatattaGCCATTACTATCATTTATAGTGATTAATATGAACcagatcatcatcattatcatctaaatctAATAACAGAAGACAAAAATCTTCTTCTAAAAAAAGAAACCGATTGTATAAATATAACGTTCTCAAATTCTCAATCAAAATGATGGTTTTCATCTTTGTCTTTCCATCATTTTTGAGAAATCTTTAAAACAAACAAAACCATCACCATCAGAATCAACACCACTAATCATAGATTTACATTCATCTAACGTAAATCGTTGTTCATCACCACCAATCGCCCTGAAAACACCTAACAATTCCTCAGCAGAGATTTTACCATTCTTATCAGTATCAAAGTAATCAAACACATCACGAAGTTCAGAAGAACCACTAGCAGGTGGTTCAAAAGCTGAACTAATAGCACTAAATTCCTCTAGAGTAATAAAACCATCACCATCTGAATCAATCTCACTAAACATAATCATAACCTCATCTCTACTCGGCGGTTCACCGCCGATTCTTTGTAAAACAGATTCAAGTTCAGATCTGGTGATTTTTCCATCACCATCTTTATCAATTAACTTAAATGCTTCAACTAATTCAAAATGAGTTTCTACTGACCATAATTCTTCTTCCACACCTGATTTCGATTGAAGCAGAAATGGACTGTTCGCCGGAAGCACACTTGTTGGAGTACCGGCAGATGAACCTTCTTTTAGATTTGTCGATGATGACGATGAGG
This is a stretch of genomic DNA from Papaver somniferum cultivar HN1 chromosome 1, ASM357369v1, whole genome shotgun sequence. It encodes these proteins:
- the LOC113283255 gene encoding probable calcium-binding protein CML36, whose protein sequence is MKLTKYHPRNLFRSKKSKSSSVSRTDDPGFGSGSSLASSSSSTNLKEGSSAGTPTSVLPANSPFLLQSKSGVEEELWSVETHFELVEAFKLIDKDGDGKITRSELESVLQRIGGEPPSRDEVMIMFSEIDSDGDGFITLEEFSAISSAFEPPASGSSELRDVFDYFDTDKNGKISAEELLGVFRAIGGDEQRFTLDECKSMISGVDSDGDGFVCFKDFSKMMERQR